Proteins from a genomic interval of Yarrowia lipolytica chromosome 1E, complete sequence:
- a CDS encoding uncharacterized protein (Compare to YALI0E34199g, weakly similar to DEHA0F17446g Debaryomyces hansenii IPF 7719.1, similar to Saccharomyces cerevisiae YJR054W and PRM6 (YML047C); ancestral locus Anc_1.495): protein MFPFFCFENREKWARQVGQSSFDLVDMTQFHSTSFRIIISYIFMYVQIIITLAVYASDIYTAIMLLAFDRWASSITPYVPFHISRWLFGGCILFSFVLLIYDYIQAYRVWKRYNICLTYTNPICRTIYSIKGFNYFCLFAKITKSKEFTDYVALFVFFTFKGWANLLLAEGPRQVLNALTLYSVLKIDDDFVGAVTALAEKSHIEAVVVSFMAFSLLIWVISMFMFILAMLCSCSVWTQVKRHRCHSLEEYCCVRIDKRVAHLVAKYHKRGMQNLALENSRMSKQPTLPTIEFLGTEEENIGYGHSNAHLEAYGGSKTNLLAADQVAEEFYSNKEYSLSDLQSYDSRNTLAEPSDPLSKSEFSDITSIKRSDTEQSNLTVSGFSNGVHKVPRKPTPVRQASGSLYQNDSSSTSRLYISDNSSSLYQNPNISTSGGSISTFLEPETQSFSYSPPRYDPSEYRGGRQPSDVRERPEQAYSRRPSQQSSTRRPSEPYDRRPSEQSYDRRPSERSYQRRASGAQDSHLSSRSQSPHLPFQLDHQPHSQSQNPNLDPFDPSYK from the coding sequence ATGTTCCCATTCTTCTGCTTTGAAAACCGGGAGAAATGGGCACGCCAAGTCGGCCAGTCGTCGTTCGACCTGGTGGACATGACCCAGTTCCACAGCACTTCCTTCCGAATCATCATCTCGTACATCTTCATGTATGTCCAGATCATCATCACTCTGGCAGTTTATGCCTCAGATATTTACACAGCCATCATGTTGTTGGCGTTCGACCGCTGGGCCTCTTCCATCACCCCCTACGTGCCCTTCCACATCTCCCGATGGCTGTTTGGAGGCTGCATTCTCTTCTCATTTGTGCTTCTCATCTACGACTACATCCAGGCTTACCGTGTGTGGAAACGGTATAACATCTGTCTCACATACACAAACCCCATCTGTCGAACAATCTACTCCATCAAAGGTTTCAACTActtttgtttgtttgctAAGATCACCAAGTCTAAGGAGTTCACCGACTACGTTGCCCTGTTTGTCTTCTTCACTTTCAAGGGCTGGGCGAACCTCCTGTTAGCTGAGGGACCGAGACAGGTTCTAAATGCTCTCACTCTGTATTCAGTGCTCAAAATTGACGACGACTTTGTGGGGGCTGTTACAGCTCTGGCTGAGAAGTCACATATTGAGGCTGTCGTTGTATCCTTCATGGCATTCTCGCTGCTCATCTGGgtcatctccatgttcaTGTTCATTCTGGCAATGCTCTGTTCATGCTCTGTGTGGACCCAAGTAAAACGACACAGGTGTCACTCGCTGGAAGAGTACTGCTGTGTCCGAATAGACAAACGAGTGGCACACCTAGTTGCGAAGTACCACAAACGTGGCATGCAGAacctggctctggagaactCGAGAATGTCCAAACAACCCACACTGCCCACCATCGAGTTCCTGGGTACCGAAGAAGAAAATATTGGTTACGGCCACTCCAATGCTCACCTGGAAGCTTATGGTGGCTCTAAAACCAACTTGTTGGCAGCCGACCAGGTCGCTGAAGAGTTTTACAGTAATAAGGAGTACTCTCTGAGTGATCTACAGTCGTATGACTCTCGAAACACTCTCGCTGAGCCCTCAGACCCGCTTTCCAAGTCTGAATTTAGCGACATCACGAGCATCAAACGAAGTGACACTGAGCAATCAAACTTGACAGTCTCTGGATTCTCCAATGGTGTTCATAAAGTTCCCAGAAAGCCCACTCCAGTGAGACAGGCCTCAGGATCTCTTTACCAAAACGACAGCAGCTCTACAAGCAGGCTTTATATCAGCGATAACAGCTCGAGCTTGTACCAGAATCCCAACATTAGCACCTCGGGAGGTTCCATCAGCACATTCCTGGAGCCCGAGACTCAATCGTTCAGTTACAGTCCTCCCAGATATGATCCTTCCGAGTACAGAGGGGGTAGACAACCATCAGATGTTCGCGAGAGACCCGAACAGGCTTACTCAAGACGTCCATCGCAACAGTCGTCTACAAGAAGACCTTCCGAGCCTTATGACAGAAGACCGTCTGAACAGTCTTACGACAGAAGACCATCTGAACGATCATACCAGAGACGCGCGTCTGGGGCACAGGACAGTCATCTATCTTCTCGATCTCAATCACCGCATCTTCCGTTCCAACTCGACCATCAACCTCACAGCCAGTCTCAGAATCCCAACCTGGATCCCTTTGATCCCTCATATAAATAG
- a CDS encoding uncharacterized protein (Compare to YALI0E34221g, weakly similar to uniprot|O59806 Schizosaccharomyces pombe Hypothetical 28.3 kDa protein), with translation MTNAMNAETMIASSAPIHAPGASKTMPVDIPKKGVISVGPILTPKNSSNMPNSTTPRRCTFTDFDRIVECLSLCFSGDPVDAYYTQCDGQTEEESHKLDIEIFSYATYVYLLKGRIYTIGDFEGISCWLPPGEEADDWWTALRSGGWTLPYKFGKEGRIRYFKEYLPKIDEARERHLKPEDAYNVWYLGYLGTLPSARGKGLSRKLVEHVTNIADKQGLYCYLESTKLTNQVIYERFGFDLRETFYLTRAETPVPVQFMIRAPKPNPVKNRRLLEAMMTPPHSPEPECQLMLM, from the coding sequence ATGACTAACGCTATGAACGCCGAGACTATGatcgcttcttctgccCCCATTCACGCCCCGGGGGCCTCCAAAACCATGCCCGTTGACATCCCCAAGAAGGGAGTCATTTCCGTGGGCCCCATTCTGACCCCCAAgaactcctccaacatgCCCAACTCCACAACTCCAAGACGATGTACCTTTACCGACTTTGATCGAATTGTTGagtgtctgtctctgtgTTTCTCTGGAGACCCCGTCGACGCCTACTACACCCAATGTGACGGCCAAACCGAGGAAGAGTCCCACAAACTCGATATCGAGATTTTCTCTTACGCAACCTATGTCTATCTTCTCAAGGGTCGAATCTACACCATTGGCGACTTTGAAGGTATTTCCTGTTGGTTGCCTCCCGGAGAAGAGGCTGACGATTGGTGGACAGCCCTCCGGTCTGGAGGTTGGACCCTTCCTTACAAGTTTGGTAAGGAGGGCCGAATCAGATACTTCAAGGAGTACCTGCCCAAGATTGACGAAGCCCGAGAACGTCACCTCAAGCCCGAAGACGCCTACAACGTGTGGTATCTCGGCTATCTCGGAACCCTGCCTTCAGCCCGAGGAAAGGGTTTGTCTCGAAAGCTCGTggagcacgtgaccaacatTGCCGACAAGCAGGGACTCTACTGCTACCTGGAGTCGACCAAACTGACCAACCAAGTCATTTATGAGCGATTTGGATTCGATCTGAGAGAAACCTTCTACCTGACTCGAGCAGAAACCCCTGTCCCAGTGCAGTTCATGATTCGTGCTCCTAAACCTAATCCCGTCAAGAATCGACGCTTACTGGAGGCCATGATGACTCCTCCTCACTCTCCTGAGCCCGAGTGCCAACTCATGCTCATGTGA